In Sus scrofa isolate TJ Tabasco breed Duroc chromosome 14, Sscrofa11.1, whole genome shotgun sequence, the sequence ATGtggatatatgtatttgtgtgccTAGCATTGTAATGacaacatcaacaacaataacaatactGATCCTTTGTGTTCTAGGCACTCTGGGCACACTTCACGTGCATTATCTCCTTGAAGACAACAATCCTTAGGCAGTGTAGCCATGTCTGAACCCCAAtttccagataaggaaacagcACAGAGAAGTGGTTTCAGATGCCTGGCTCCCCAGCCAACTCACAAAGCCCTGACTGCCCCCTCCATCCATACAAGGACCCACCACACCTTCCGGAGCCactgatatttataattttgccCTGGGAGGTTTTGAAAGCATTATCCCCCCCCTacccccacaccccccccccaacctcccgCCCCAGGCTTGTTCCTGCCCAACCTGTCTGCAATggcttttattgattttctggctGGTGGAGCCTGCCAGGAACAAGCTCTTTTTAATGGAGCGTTAATTGGGAGGGAAGGGACTGAAAGCCTTTTCCCTGCCACCCTGCTTAACAGGGACTGAACCTCCGACTCCTCTTTCCTGTTCTGCAAAACATCCTGTCTCCCAGGCTGGGATGTGGCGTGGGCAGCCCCAGACTCATCCGACTGCTGACTCACGGCGTGACCTTGGAGGAGTCCCTGCCTAGGCCTCAAACTCCTCAGCTGCAAAATGGGACCTGACACCCATGCAGCATCTCAGGGCTAGAGTGAGGATGATTTGTGAGCAGGAATATACAGGTTGTCGCCCTGGGCACCTGCTGGGTGCTCAGCAAACCATCGATTTGCTTCTGGTCTCCTCACCCTGGGCATGATTCCTGGTCGGCCTTGAGCAGGTTTTGggcctctatttcctcatttgtgaGGAGATAGGCAGGACTCACCTCCTCTGGTTATGTTCAGAGATGCCACAGGCAAAGTGCTGAGCACAGTTCCTGGCAGAGAGTGAGGGTCTATCAGGGTTACCAAGTTGCCTCCCTATACTGACgactctgcctcagtttccttcctggGGACCAGAGAAGGTGTTTCTCTTGAATCCTGTGCTAGGTACTATCATGACACAGCAACAGGCACCCCCCTCCCGGACAGTGTCTTGATGCTGGGGTGCAGGAACCCCACTTTCTTTCCGGCTTTTTCCACCTTTTATATCTGCAaagctttttctttatattaaattctaTCAAAACTCTCCATGTGGCTTTTTCCCTCTTGTTCGCTGGTTGATGCAGTGCCCAAAGGACCCAGCAGCTGAGCCAGGTTAAAATTTCTCCTGGAAGCCAGGAGAGGAGTGCTTTTCGGTAAAGATAGCTTGTATGGGCTGCATTCCTGGGCCCTGAAGTCACCTGTGTCCTGCTGTCACAGCTTCCCTTCTTAGGGAACGGTCCCTTGGCTATTCCAGGTTGAAGCCcacactgcccccccaccccaagtctctCTCCCCCCACTGCTCCCCACTCACCAGACACCTCCACGTAGCCATCCTTGGTCTTTACCATCAGCTCCTCCGGCTTAAAGCTGTGCACGTTGACACACACTTTCCAGGGCTCCCCAGGGAAGGGTGGGGGGCTCCTGCCCTCGGCAGGGACCCCAAATCTGGCCATCGACGTTGGCCCCCGGGGCACCATGCCCGACCTCAAGGTCCCTGGCCAGGCAGAGGAGAGACGAGGCAGGGCCCAGTCGGGCCAAGAGGCAGTCAGGTCGTCTGGGAAGGGGTCCATGCCAAAGCCATCGTCCAACAGGCGGGAGGACAGAGGGGAGTCTCGGAAGGGGTCCCGGCGCCGGCGGCTGGCGTAGTGGCAGGGGAAGGGCATCTGACCGTCAGCCATGGTGGCCGCTGAGCTAGaggggaaacggaggctcagagagagggagCCACCTGCTCAAGGTCTCACACAGCAAGGTGGTGTGGGTATGCGGGTCTTCCAAGCTTATTCTTCAGCTTCGGAATAATGCTGAACCATCCACTGCCAGGGACGGAGGCTGTCACACCAGGCCGGGGTCCCAGCCTCCAAAGACGCTCCAGCCACCAAAGCCGACCCCTAGCTGGTCCAGCAGAATTCTCCAGGCCCCCTTCTCCACACCAGCCTCCCCGGAGAACAGCCAGCCACCCTCCGCCCAGGCGGTCCAGGCTCTCAGCCAGAGCCGCTGGTGGAGCCGGGAGCTTAATAAACACCGAGGACGCAGGCCTAGAAACTTCTCCTTGCTTCTGGGCTGGGAGCCTTCTATTTATTgctgctgggggctggaggcGGGTTTTGCAAGTGCCTCCTGTCACAGGAGTATTCGGAGGTGATGAACCAGCCCCCCGAGAATCCCGCGGAGGGAACAGCTGGGCTcccagggggctgggaggggccttCTCTGCCAAGTTCTGCCAGCCTCTCCGGACACTCCTCCCCCAGCTGCGCTCCGCTCCGCCCCCctcccgctcccgctcccgctccctctctctccctcctcggGAGCCCGCCCCCAGCAGGGCACTAAGGCCTGGCTATTAATAACCCTCGCCTGGCTGAGGGCTCAGGTCACCCTCTGGAAATACCTTCCCCAGAGCCTGCTGCATCCTGCCTACCCCCTGGGGAcctggagaaggggaggagagagacaggagcCTAGCGGTTTTGCAGGAAGATGGCCCAGGGTTGCAATCCCTccccacttcttcttttttttttttttttcttttttttgctgtgcccccAGGGCAATcgaaagttccctgggccagggatcgaacctgcaccacagcggcaaCCCAAACCGCTGCAATGACagcgccagctccttaacccactagaccaccagggaactcctgccatccCCACCTTCTAACCCTCCAGCATCTTCAAGCTCTTGGAGCTCACCTTTTGCACCCTCTGAGCGGAGTCACCATTCTTCCCCAGGTGGCTGTGAGCTGTCAGTTTTCCCTCCTGTAAAATGGAGAGTAATAATAGCCTCCTCACCATGAGGTCATCCTCCTTAAGCATTCGGCAGactgacattttatattttcaatgttGCTTCTCAATGACATAAAACTTGCTAGATGCCAGGCCCTGATCTAAAAATGCTTTACAAACATTCACTGGcttcatcctcaccaacagtcCTGTGAGGCAAGGGTACTGCCTTATCCCCAGCTTACAGAAGGGGAAACCACCATAGGGAGTGTTAGCCAGTGGTAGCTTCTATTACTACGATGACAGTTAATAATGATAATTACCCAAAGATGCTGAATTCAAGGAGGGTGTCCGGTCTGAAACTCCAAGCCCAGAGAAGACCTCTTTTCTGGGTTTCCCTGCCCCTCCGTGCCCTTGAATTTACACCTTGTCCTTTGATCTCAAGGCCCCTTGAGCTCCCATTCCAGTTTTTGATCTGTCCCCAGCAGGTGTGCTGTCTGGGGGCGTGCCATCCTCTCTCTCAGGGCTTAGGGTCTGGGCCCCGCCTTccttgtggggtggggtgggctgggctgggggtgttAAGGAATTCAGTGAGTCATGGGTTGAGAAATCCTTTTGGTATTAAGCTGGGCCCACGTGAGGCAGTTTGCTAAAAATAATAGTATGGAAAACAACAACAGTCCCCATCATTCCTGCCTGCTCTGTACCTGCCACGCAGTGAGCAGCTGCCCTGAACCCTCACCACTGCCACGCGGGCGCCGTCACCACGCCCATttcgcagatgaggaaactgcggCGAGCGTGGTCCTCGCACACCGCTGGGGGGCGGCACGACCTCGGTGGGGACCCGAAAGTCTGTGCGGAGCTGAAGGATCCAGACCCCGCCGCTACTGCcactgcacccccccccccccccgccgcccagtCTCTGGGCCCAGGAAAGGAGATTGGGGCGCCCTCGTCCCCAGTGACTAGGGTGAGGTCACCGGCTCGAGCTTCAGGCTGACGTCAGGGCCGGGCACAGGGCCTCAGCTCTCTCTGTAATTACAGCTGGGTGGGGCGAGGCTGGCTGGGTGTGGAGCCGCGAGGGGAAGAATCACTGCGTGACACAGAGAAGAAAGCAGGTCCTGCCCAGGACCTGGGCGGGGGCGGTTTCTGAGCAGGTGGAATAGTGTGGGGGTGGCTTTGAGTGGGTGGAGCGGTGAGTATGTGTTTATGTGCGGATGGGACTGTGTTTATTTACCGGCGAATTGGCTCATAGGTGTGTTCCAGAAGACCCTGCTCCTTCCTCCCAGACTTCCTGTCCTCCGAGCCTGGGAAGGGGTAGCGAGCACACTCTCAGCGCTCTCCCTACCCTCTCATTTCAAGGATGACTGCAGCGTCCAGAGCGTCCAGAGCGCAGGAGGAAAGGGATGCAGAGCAGCTAGGAAACAGCAACAGCAATCATTAGCATTTACCTGGCACTTCCCAGATGCCAGGCTTTGTCCTATGCACTTTAAATGTATGTGTAGTAACTTATCTAATCCTTCCTACAACTCTGTGAGAAAGGGacttttattatcctcatttaacaggtgaggaaactgaggcacagagggagaGTGTATCTCGCTCCTATCTGCATACCCAGttaagcagcagagctgggatttgaacctcaGAAGCTTGGCTCTTTATCCCTCCGCTGTACTGACTCTTCTAATCATAGTCATggctcacatttattgagcactgccTGTATACCAGGCCCTGTGCCCAGCATTTTCATTCATCACCTAAATGAATCCTTAtggttcagagaggtgaaggcACCTGCCCTGGGCCACACAGCTGCTGAGGATGACAACTAGAGCCAGTGGGACCTGGGAGCCCACAGTCACAACCAGAATGGGACAGTATTGCCCAAGCCTTGTCGGGTGATCCTCCTGCCTGTCCTCCTGTTTCCCCCTTGGACACTTTCTGTGTTTCTGGGTCAGGCCAGCCTTCCATTTTGGGAAGCTGAGCAGGGAGGCAGCTACTGGTCCTGCTGACCTGGTCACCTGGAGGGGAGTCAGTGAACACATGTGAAAAGTGGTGAAAACTGTCAGCAGGCAGAGAAAATATGGGAGCAACtaactatattatatataggatggacaAACCACAAGGTccaattgtatagcacagggaactatattcaatacagaccatcatggaaaagaatatgaataagggagatcctgttgtggctcagtgagttatgaatccgagtagtatccaggaggatgtggggtccattcctggcctcgcttattgggttaaggatccaatgttgctgcaagctgagacataggtcacagatgtggcttggatcctgtgtggatGTGACTGGTGTAGCCCatcatctgcagctccgattcgacccctagtctgggaacttcgatatgctgcaggtgtggccctaaaaagaccatatatatatatataggaatcactttgctgtatagaagaaattagcacaacactgtaatcagctattcttccatttaaaaaataaagtaagcttaaaatcaatttttaaaaaaggaaaagaaaacattatgtGAGTTCCGGGAGAGAGGCTTTTACGAGAGGAAAGCCCTCGTGgtgctggtgggggcggggggggggcatgttATACCCCAGGTCCCCAAACAAGTGTTTCTTGGCTGCCAGCCTCTTGGAGCTTTCACATGGGAAGGGCCACAATTAATTCTCACAGACAGCCTAGGGGGAGTGTGACATCACCCTGCATTCTGGAAGCTGGGGCCCTGGGAGGAGAAAGAACAGCCTGAAGTCACCCAGGTAGTGCTGGATGAAGACACAGGCTTGTCTGCTGCCGGATTATGCAGTAAGAAACCCAagttctctccctccccagcctcctacACCTTCACTTGCAGGTCTAGCCCTGATGGGGGTAGGGTCTGCCAGAGCCGAAGGGAGGGCTCTGTGAATCCCTCCAAGATATGGCTTTCtggatgtcctttttttttttttttttttttttttttccttccttatggctgcacctgtggcatggaaaTTTCTTGGTCAGGGATtgaagggactgaatctgagccacagctgtggcaataccagatccttaaacccactgtactgggctggggatcaaacctgtgtctctgcagttacccgagccactgcagttgggttcttaacctactgcaccgcagtgggaactcctggatgtcaTTTCTGCCTGATGTTTTATTGACAACTCCAGGGGGCTGGAAGTCTTATTCTGGTGTGTGGAAGCAGATCCTGGTGGCCTCCCACATTCACTCAGCCTCCAGGTCCAGAAAgacacatctgggagttccctctcCAGCCAGCTTACCCCCGGCAAATCGGGAGTGAGTATGCTCacctctttttcccttccttttttctcagcccccacccctctgGATGACTTATGGAATTTCCAGCACCCTtggctccatgagggcaggaccCTTGGTCATGTTGTTCACAGCAGCATCCCCTGTGCTTGGAAGGGCACCTGGTGCATTATGGGAGCTCAGGAGATCTTGGCCAAGTAGATGATATCTTATTATCACTGTGTCTGAACTGCCTTGCTCACATGTGACAGACTCTGCACACAGTGGCAgcactggaatattatttaaaattttggaagTATTTAGAAGGTGCCAGGCACCAAGCTGAATGCTTCccaagcatatttttatttaatcttcaaaacagcCCCCCTGCCCAGAGGCTTGTACTatcatcacccccattttatagatgaggaagtggAGGATTAAGGCATGATGTAACTTGCCTGAGGCTACCAGCTTGTGGGTTCTGAACCCAGGTGGGGCTGAACTTCAAGCCCAGTGCTCTTTCTTCTGCTGCACACCCACACAAACACTGGtgattgataaataaaataaaaagcaacccaCACAATCCCTCCATAAACTATGCTCTCACAATCCCATGCAGGTAATGCTTATTTATTAAGCTCTAGCTTCCACTCACTGTAGTCTCCAAAATCCTTTCCAGAGGACTTCTTCTCAACACCCCATATGTAATTACAataaccataataataataaatatagcaAACATTTACCATTTTGTACCACTTATGTTTTGTATGTATCAACTAtcaacttatttaatcctcagcCAAATTGCTCTAGGATCAGTATTAATACCTCCATTCATAGATGACAgtattgaggcacagagaggttaagtaatttttttcGAGGTCACACAGCCACTAAGTGGCAAAGCAGATATTCAAATCCAGGCGagctaggagtttccactgtggcaaaaTGAgactggtggtgtctctggagcactgagatgcgggtttgattcccgtcccggcacagtgggttgatgatctggcgttgctgcagctgcaacgtgggttgcaactgcagctcagatctgatccctggccaaggatctccatatgcctggggaggggggtgggagcagctaaaacagaaaaacaaaaaaacaaatccaggcAAGCTGGTTTGAAAGTCTGTGCTCCTAACCTCGCCGTGattttgagaataaaaacaaaacaacaaaacagcaaTGATCCCACCATTATTCAAGAGCTGTTATGTGCCAAGCTCTGCTAAATGTCCCttatgtcttctctcttttcattctctaACAACCCTATGAGGCTGTAGGATATTGCCAACCCCCTTTGATGTTGATAAGTCTAAGGCACAGAGTCAGATCCGCACTGACTGGTGCCCAAGCCTATACTTTTAGCTCCCCAGTGAGCTGTGTGCCCAGCCTGAGCACCAGCTCCAAACCCAGAGGGACCTGATAGGCCACAGCAGGCCTGCAGGTCATGGCCCACCACTCCCTCCACCGTCTCCCTAGGCCTGCTCTAGAACTTTCTCCCAGTCCTTCCAGACTTTCTCAGTAGAATAAATGACACCAGGCCACACTGACATTCGGGAGCCTGGAGTCTGCCTGGGATGAGCCATCATGGTGTCAACCAGAGAGATCCCTACATGTTATGTGAGAGCTGCTCAGAgtcaggggtggggcggggcctcAGTGGACCCCGTGGGACCTCCTCTTAGCTGCATGTGGCCCTGGGGGAAGGGAGTCAGGGGTCAGCTCTCTCCACCCACCTTTAAAGATGGACAGCCTCAGCTAATGGCTCTCAGGGGCCCTTTTACTTACTTTCCATTATTTAGTCCTTTATCAGGACTCCTGAGATCCTCTTTTGTAACTCAAATAGTTATTGGGAGCCAGGGAACTAATCTCCCAACTAGCCTGATTTAAGTGAGAGTGCCAGCATTTACTGCTTATAAAAGAAGGCAAAGCATAATGAATAGGAATGTAAACAGACCTGATTTGAACCTTGTTAGCTGTGCTGCTCTGGGCAAGTGTCCCAGCTTCTCCGAGCCTCTGTCTTaccagctgtaaaatgggggtgatgatAACATCTATCTCGCAAGGTAACTGTTGGCATGGATCATGAGGGGGACATGGTTGGGGAGGGAGACATGGGCCAGGGGACGTAGTGCCCTGTAGACCCCACTGAGGAATTAGACTTTGTCCTGGGCCCTTTGAAGATCCACTGACCTGTCTGGAGGGGGACCGTGATGTGATGAGATGCAAGATTCTAGAGAAATCACCAACTGCTTAGGAAGAGTGTATTACTGGGCAAGACTCCAGGAACACTGGCAAAGACGGTTGTAAGATCCAGAAAAGATGGCAGCCTGGGCCAGGTTGTTGGCTGAGGAGCACAAAGCATGGGCCTAATCCTTGACATTAAAGAAGCAGAAGCATTTTGACCCTCAGTGGGCGGGCAGGTAGGAGGGGATTATGTCAATAGCATTGCCCAGTTTTTAAACCTGGGCAACCGGGTAGGTGGTGTTGCCACACAACGAACATGTGAGGACACGTGAGGACGAGCAGATGCAGGGGATGAAGAGACTCAATGCGTTCATTCACTCCTTTATTCACTCACAACGTAATCATTAAGcgcttatgtgccaggcaccagccTAGGGGCTAGAGGGAGCCGTGAATGAGGCCCAAGTCTCTGCTCACATCTGTCAATCAACAAAGAATCAGATCAACAATTTAGTCAATTTTAGATACTGAAAAGTCTTGTGGAGGAAGTAAAGGCACTTGGCTGCATGTCTCATCTGATTTCCTGCTGCCGTTCACCCCTTGTTCCCCGGGGCTTAAGTCCCCGTGGCTTTTTCTCTGCCTGGCAGACAGCAGAGTCACCTGTgttctgtccctgtccctgtctgAGGACCTTCCCACTTCCCCGGATTTCACGTCACTTTTGCCTCTATTTCAACTTCGCGCACTCGAAACAAACCTGAGGATTTTGAAGTTAAATTTAGGATGACCAAAGGGGAAacctggagtggggagggggagggataaattgggaggatgggattgacatacacacacactgctgtGTGTAAAAtggataactaacaaggacctactgtggaGCACAGGGCGGTCCATTCAATGTTCCGCAATAACCTATGGGCGGGGGGATggatgtatgtgcatgtatatgtatatccataTGTATATGACTATATGTGTATGATCCAGTTTGCTCTAAATATGACACtcgtacaacactgtaaatcagctatactcaaaaaaattttttttcactcactCGGACAAACCTTTTCCAATCCTGTTCTCTCACATcagctggtttctttttcttcacagccCTGGCCACTAACTGAGAATGACCTTTCATCATCactctattgtttgttttttacctgcCTCTTCCACTAGAGCGAAAGCTTTGGGAGGGCTGAGGTTGGGGACTTCTGTCATTCAGGGCTCTGTCCTTGGCACTAAAATAGTCCCTGGCACAGTGTTGGTATCCAGTAAAATTCTGGGCACAGGGTAGGTAGCAGTGCCCTTTCTGATCCCACTGTGGTTGGGAAAAGCCATGTAACTAGTGGCGGTGGCTGGTGAGCTAGGAGCAGATGTGACATCTGTCAATTCCAGTTTGAAGCATTTGATGTACTAGCCCAGGGAGACCTCGGCTCCACAAGGGGGGACCCTTGAGTGGGTCCCCTTTCTTTCTGCACTATGATCACCATGACAGGTGTCCCCCAGCTGGCACACAGTGGACAtaggtgagaaataaatatttgggtttttttagggctacacctgcagcatatgtaagttcccaggctagaggtccaatcagagctgtggctgacagcctatgccacagccacagcaacagaggatctgagctgcatctgcaacctatgctgcaacactggatccttaacccactgagcagggccagggatcgaacctgagtccttatggatactcgttgggtttgttattgccgagccatgatgggaatccccccccccctttttaaaatttattttcttggctgcacttgaggcatgcagaagttccctggctagggatcgaacccgagtcacaacagtgacaacacaagaCCCTTAATCCATTACATTATGAGAGAACCCTAAGCTTGTGCCTTTAAGCCTGAAATTTGGGGTTTATTAATACAGTATGACCTAGactattctttatttattttttattaaagtatagttgatttacaatgttctgtcaagtcCTGCTGTTCTAGGCTATTCTGATGAGTAGCCGTCCAATTCTGCCTTCTTGTGCTTGTTGGTTTTGCCTCAAAAGAACTTTCTTGGTGTTAATATCATTCCGAGGGGTAAGTCATTCTATCTCCTCTGCCGAGAGAACCGGTTGGGAAAGTGGTACCTATTCCTCCCAGTTGGGGACATTTATGCTGAGTGCCACTAGGAAGAATTTGGGTGGAGTGTGGCTCTGAGATCTGGAAAGACAGTGATCTTGAGGGCCCCTCTCCCACATCTCTCTGAGGTCAGAGCCAGAGCTGGTTTGACCATTTGGTGACCATGACACCAGGCAGCtgctttggaaacttttttttttttaggtccgggAATGACAGCTCTTAGGAAGGACTCAGCTGGAGAGAGTTCTCACAGTTTGTGCTGGGAGcaggagtggggggcaggggaaggttGGAGCCCTCAGAGAGAATGTTTCGAGATGGATAAGGAGAGATAGAAACAAGATAGCTCCTTCTATCTTTGTTTCTTCCTAGTGTTCAAGTCCAAAGACCTTCTGCCTGAGTTGGtgtgctgctgcttctccatGCAGTCCCTAGAGACAGACACCCTTCCTTCTCATCACCCCATCTCTCTGGTCTCCATTCCCAAAGCCACCTCATGGGCCAAGGAGCCACTTGTGTTCTGGCCATCTTTCCACATTCTAGCCAGCAAGAGGGAAGggatgaggaagaaggaaaagacacAACAAATCTCTTTTATAGAAATTTCTGGAAGCTACCATGCAAAAATTCTGCCTTTTCTCATTGGCCGAAATTAGCCATGCAGCCACCCTAGCTGCAAGGAAGCCTGGGAAATGCAGTCTTTATTCTAGGTGGTCATAAACACAGTTAAAAATTGGGGGTTTATTACTATGGATGAAAGGGCAATGGCTATTTGGGGACAACTAGAAACTCTGCCACATCTTAAGGTAGATTTTGCTGAAGATTCCTAAAGGCTTCAAGTTGGGTTCTTCTGGAAAACTGGTGGGAAATATATACTTCTCTGCACCAAAATGCTACTGTTTTCTTCCATAAAAACTTTGCATGGGATTTCACATGATTCACAGACTCTCTGAAGCCCAATCAGGGGAGGTCATGGATTTCTGTAGGTACAGATTACTTAGAGATAAAGTTTGAGGTGAGACTCTACAGAGAAaacaaacgtgtgtgtgtgtgtttgtacacccATTCCAACTCCTTTCCATTTGGCACTGTGCATATATTTGATGTGGTTGctattgtttattttggtttagaTTCGAGAGTGGATTGTCAAAGGGACCCAGTGTCATACCTTGAGAAAGCATTGGACAAGTTTCACTgttgaaagaaaatgatgaaaagaaaaaccaccCTGAGTCCTCTGACCAAGGCTGGCCACAGGTATAGAATGGTTTAGAGCCAGGATTCAGAAGGAGTGGAAGCCCCTATTGTTGTGGGAGAAATGCCTCCACAACGCCCACGTCTTTCCACTAGTGGATGGATGTGCGAACTATGCTggtaagaaattgaagaaatgtcAGGGTGGGGATACATGTGGGGAGATTGTCAAGTTCTTAGGAGAGTTCAGGTTCTTCTAAGTGGAGGAAATATTTATGGAGGGCGGCAGCTGGGAGTGCCTATC encodes:
- the HSPB8 gene encoding heat shock protein beta-8 produces the protein MADGQMPFPCHYASRRRRDPFRDSPLSSRLLDDGFGMDPFPDDLTASWPDWALPRLSSAWPGTLRSGMVPRGPTSMARFGVPAEGRSPPPFPGEPWKVCVNVHSFKPEELMVKTKDGYVEVSGKHEEKQQEGGIVSKNFTKKIQLPAEVDPVTVFASLSPEGLLIIEAPQVPPYSPFGESSFNNELPQDNQEVTCT